The Pseudomonas sp. FP2309 genome has a window encoding:
- a CDS encoding cytochrome c-type biogenesis protein yields MKRLLVAAVLAVGLAGVAQAAIDTYEFANDAERERFRELTKELRCPKCQNQDIADSNAPIAADLRKEIFRMLGEGKDNQQIIDFMVDRYGDFVRYKPALTGKTALLWFGPAGLLLAGVGVMAVIVRRRRAAPADGSDALSPEERKRLDHLLDTKTDD; encoded by the coding sequence ATGAAGCGTTTGTTAGTGGCTGCCGTGCTGGCAGTGGGGTTGGCCGGCGTCGCCCAGGCGGCCATCGACACCTACGAGTTTGCCAATGACGCCGAGCGCGAGCGCTTTCGCGAGTTGACCAAGGAGCTGCGCTGCCCCAAGTGCCAGAACCAGGACATTGCCGACTCCAACGCACCCATCGCCGCCGACCTGCGCAAAGAGATCTTTCGCATGCTGGGGGAGGGCAAGGACAACCAGCAGATCATCGACTTCATGGTCGATCGCTACGGTGATTTCGTGCGCTACAAACCGGCGCTCACCGGCAAGACCGCGCTGCTCTGGTTCGGCCCCGCCGGACTGCTGCTGGCCGGTGTGGGGGTGATGGCGGTGATCGTGCGCCGCCGTCGCGCCGCGCCGGCCGACGGCAGCGACGCGCTGTCCCCTGAAGAGCGTAAACGCCTCGACCATTTGCTGGACACCAAGACTGATGATTGA
- a CDS encoding DsbE family thiol:disulfide interchange protein gives MKRWLMVLPLALFLVVAVFLYRGLYLDPAELPSAMIGKPFPEFALPNVQGDKRLTRADLLGKPALVNVWGTWCISCRVEHPVLNKLAEKGVVIYGINYKDDNAAALKWLAEFHNPYQLDIRDEDGNLGLNLGVYGAPETFFIDAKGVIRDKYVGVIDEVVWREQLAAKYQALVDEAKP, from the coding sequence ATGAAACGTTGGTTGATGGTCTTGCCGCTGGCCCTGTTCCTGGTGGTCGCGGTGTTTCTGTATCGCGGCCTGTACCTGGACCCGGCCGAGCTGCCCTCGGCCATGATCGGCAAGCCATTCCCCGAGTTTGCGTTGCCCAACGTGCAGGGCGACAAGCGCCTGACCCGCGCCGACCTGCTGGGTAAACCGGCACTGGTCAACGTGTGGGGCACCTGGTGCATCTCCTGCCGTGTCGAGCACCCGGTGCTGAACAAGCTGGCCGAAAAAGGCGTGGTGATCTACGGCATCAACTACAAGGACGACAACGCCGCGGCCTTGAAGTGGCTGGCGGAGTTTCACAACCCGTACCAGTTGGACATCCGCGACGAAGACGGCAACCTGGGCTTGAACCTGGGCGTGTATGGCGCCCCGGAAACCTTCTTTATCGATGCCAAGGGCGTGATCCGCGACAAGTACGTCGGCGTGATCGACGAGGTGGTCTGGCGTGAACAACTGGCGGCCAAGTACCAGGCGCTGGTCGATGAGGCCAAGCCATGA
- a CDS encoding sulfate ABC transporter substrate-binding protein, whose translation MKKLVSATLLAAGLALAGAAHAAPVTLLNVSYDVMRDFYKDYNAAFQKHWQAEHPNDKLTLQMSFGGSSKQARSVIDGLPADVITMNMATDINALADNGKLVPDDWVTRLPNNSAPFTSATVFIVRKGNPKALKDWPDLLKDGVQVIVPNPKTSGNGRYTYLSAWGYVLKNGGDEEKAKTFVGKLFKQAPVLDTGGRAATTTFMTNQIGDVLVTFENEAEMIAREFGRDQFEVIYPSVSAEAEPPVAVVDKVVDKKGTRVAAEDYLKYLWSPEGQEIAASNYLRPRDPNVLAKYTDRFPKVDFLSVEKTFGDWRTVQKTHFNDGGVFDQIYSGQ comes from the coding sequence GTGAAAAAACTCGTTAGCGCCACTCTCCTGGCCGCCGGCCTTGCCCTGGCGGGCGCCGCGCACGCCGCACCGGTCACCCTGCTCAATGTCTCCTACGACGTGATGCGCGATTTCTACAAAGACTACAACGCCGCCTTCCAGAAGCACTGGCAAGCCGAGCACCCGAACGACAAGCTGACCTTGCAGATGTCGTTCGGCGGTTCCAGCAAACAAGCGCGTTCGGTGATCGACGGCCTGCCGGCCGACGTGATCACCATGAACATGGCCACCGACATCAATGCCCTGGCCGACAACGGCAAACTGGTTCCGGACGACTGGGTCACCCGCCTGCCGAACAACAGTGCACCGTTTACCTCCGCCACCGTGTTTATCGTGCGCAAAGGCAACCCAAAGGCACTGAAAGACTGGCCCGACCTGCTCAAGGATGGCGTGCAGGTGATCGTGCCCAACCCGAAAACCTCGGGTAACGGCCGCTACACCTACCTGTCGGCCTGGGGCTATGTGCTCAAGAACGGTGGTGACGAAGAGAAGGCCAAGACCTTTGTCGGCAAACTGTTCAAACAGGCACCGGTGCTCGACACGGGCGGTCGTGCGGCCACCACCACGTTCATGACCAACCAGATCGGCGACGTGCTGGTGACCTTCGAGAACGAGGCCGAAATGATCGCCCGTGAATTCGGCCGTGACCAATTCGAAGTGATCTACCCAAGCGTCTCCGCCGAAGCCGAGCCGCCCGTGGCGGTGGTCGACAAAGTGGTCGACAAAAAAGGCACCCGCGTAGCTGCTGAAGACTACCTGAAGTACCTGTGGTCGCCAGAGGGCCAGGAAATCGCCGCCAGCAACTATCTGCGCCCACGTGACCCGAACGTGCTGGCCAAGTACACCGACCGCTTCCCGAAAGTCGACTTCCTGTCGGTGGAGAAAACCTTTGGTGACTGGCGCACCGTGCAGAAGACCCACTTCAATGACGGCGGCGTGTTCGACCAGATCTACTCCGGCCAATAA
- a CDS encoding ion transporter translates to MDSNNDWRQRLYVMVFQSDTVAGRRFDGILLLIILASLVIVMLDSIDQIHQNYADVLAYIEWGFTLIFLIEYGLRLYCSPKPLRYAFSFYGLVDLLAIVPGILALYYSDAQYLLIIRIIRMLRIFRVLKLSPYLKQANYLMAALRGSKQKIVVFLVSVCTLVTVFGTLMYVIEGPQHGFTSIPKGIYWAIVTLTTVGFGDIVPKTPLGQVISSLVMITGYSIIAVPTGIFTAELASAMRGEQLQVDCPVCKKNSHEPSAAFCSRCGSNLFKKVE, encoded by the coding sequence ATGGACAGCAACAACGACTGGCGTCAGCGACTCTACGTCATGGTTTTTCAGAGCGACACCGTCGCCGGGCGACGCTTTGACGGCATCCTGCTGTTGATCATCCTCGCCAGCCTGGTGATCGTGATGCTCGACAGCATCGACCAGATCCACCAGAACTACGCCGATGTGCTGGCCTACATTGAATGGGGCTTTACGCTGATCTTCCTGATCGAGTACGGGCTGCGCCTGTATTGCTCGCCCAAGCCGCTGCGCTACGCCTTCAGTTTCTACGGGCTGGTGGATTTACTGGCCATCGTGCCCGGTATCCTTGCCCTGTATTACAGCGACGCGCAGTACCTGTTGATCATCCGGATCATCCGCATGCTGCGCATCTTTCGCGTGCTCAAACTCAGCCCGTACCTCAAGCAAGCCAACTACCTGATGGCGGCGCTGCGCGGCAGCAAGCAGAAGATCGTGGTGTTCCTGGTGAGCGTATGCACCCTGGTAACCGTGTTCGGCACCTTGATGTACGTGATCGAAGGCCCGCAGCACGGGTTTACCAGCATTCCCAAGGGCATCTACTGGGCGATCGTGACGCTCACTACCGTGGGCTTTGGCGATATCGTGCCGAAGACGCCGCTGGGCCAGGTTATTTCGTCACTGGTGATGATCACCGGTTACTCGATCATCGCCGTGCCCACCGGAATTTTCACCGCCGAACTGGCCAGCGCCATGCGCGGTGAGCAGCTGCAAGTCGACTGCCCGGTGTGCAAGAAAAACAGCCATGAACCCAGCGCGGCATTCTGTTCGCGCTGTGGCAGCAACCTTTTTAAGAAAGTGGAATAA
- the ccmD gene encoding heme exporter protein CcmD, translating into MSFSSFSDFLAMGHHGLYVWTAYGICLAVLALNVAAPILARKRYLQQEARRLRRETEK; encoded by the coding sequence ATGAGCTTCTCTTCTTTCAGCGATTTTCTCGCCATGGGCCACCATGGTCTGTATGTCTGGACGGCCTATGGCATCTGCCTGGCGGTGCTGGCCCTCAACGTCGCCGCGCCGATCCTGGCCCGCAAGCGTTACCTGCAACAAGAGGCGCGTCGTCTGCGCCGGGAGACCGAAAAGTGA
- the phnN gene encoding phosphonate metabolism protein/1,5-bisphosphokinase (PRPP-forming) PhnN: MSGRLIYLIGPSGSGKDCLLDAARPRLAERGCRIVRRVITRSAEAVGEAAQGVSPAQFAVMEAEGAFALSWQANGLCYGIPKAVDDWLAAGEDVLVNGSRGHLAQTRERYPTCLVLLLTVDQVVLRQRLIARGRESLADIEERLARNARFTEQLIAANGGGLFVLDNSGPLQHTVERLLCCLDQGHSACA, from the coding sequence ATGTCAGGCAGGTTGATCTATCTCATCGGGCCCTCGGGTTCGGGCAAGGACTGCCTGTTGGACGCCGCGCGCCCGCGTTTGGCCGAGCGCGGCTGTCGCATTGTGCGCCGGGTGATTACCCGTTCGGCCGAGGCGGTAGGTGAAGCCGCCCAGGGCGTGAGCCCGGCGCAGTTTGCCGTGATGGAGGCCGAGGGTGCATTTGCCCTGAGCTGGCAGGCCAACGGACTGTGCTACGGCATTCCCAAGGCGGTTGACGACTGGCTCGCCGCCGGGGAAGACGTGCTGGTCAACGGTTCCCGTGGGCACCTGGCGCAAACCCGCGAGCGTTACCCAACGTGTCTGGTGCTGTTGCTGACGGTGGATCAAGTCGTGTTACGCCAGCGCCTGATCGCACGCGGGCGTGAGTCGCTGGCAGATATCGAGGAACGCCTGGCGCGCAATGCGCGGTTCACCGAGCAACTGATCGCGGCCAATGGCGGCGGGTTGTTCGTGCTGGATAACTCCGGGCCGCTGCAACACACGGTCGAGCGTTTGCTGTGCTGTCTGGACCAGGGGCACTCGGCCTGCGCGTGA
- a CDS encoding MFS transporter, producing the protein MNATSHATTTMTRGMVMLFAFCCGAIVANIYYAQPIIELIAPDIGLTPAMASLIVSLTQIGYALGLFFLVPLGDLLENRKLMILTTVVAIASLLGAAFTAQPNLFLLVSLLIGFSSVSVQILIPLAAHLAPAETRGRVVGSIMGGLLLGILLARPVSSVVADHFGWRAMFMAAAALMAFISVVLMLTIPKRQPDHSASYGQLLRSLGTLLREQPLLRQRAFYQGCLFATFSLFWTAAPLELVRNHGLSQTQIALFALVGAIGAIAAPIAGRLADAGHTHRASLLAMLFAALSFLPAFIHPLYSVIGLAVTGVVLDFCVQMNMVLGQRAIYALDANSRSRLNALYMTSIFIGGAFGSAIASSVYEHGGWLGVMVVGSALPLVALLRFLSVSRRTAAAVA; encoded by the coding sequence ATGAACGCCACTTCCCACGCCACAACCACCATGACTCGAGGCATGGTGATGCTGTTTGCGTTTTGCTGCGGCGCGATCGTCGCCAATATCTACTACGCCCAGCCGATCATCGAGCTGATCGCCCCGGACATCGGCCTCACACCGGCGATGGCCAGCCTGATCGTGTCGTTGACGCAGATCGGCTATGCCTTGGGCCTGTTCTTCCTGGTGCCACTGGGTGACCTGCTGGAAAACCGCAAGCTGATGATCCTCACCACCGTCGTGGCGATTGCAAGCCTGTTGGGCGCGGCATTTACCGCGCAGCCGAACCTGTTTTTGCTGGTGTCGCTGCTGATCGGCTTCAGCTCGGTGTCGGTACAGATCCTGATCCCGCTGGCCGCGCACCTGGCGCCCGCCGAAACGCGCGGCCGGGTGGTGGGCAGCATCATGGGTGGGCTGCTGCTCGGTATTTTGCTGGCACGGCCGGTGTCCAGCGTGGTGGCGGATCACTTCGGCTGGCGTGCAATGTTCATGGCCGCCGCTGCATTGATGGCGTTTATCAGCGTGGTGCTGATGCTCACCATACCCAAGCGCCAACCGGATCACAGCGCCAGCTATGGCCAATTGCTGCGCTCCCTGGGCACCCTGCTGCGTGAACAACCACTGCTGCGCCAACGCGCGTTTTACCAGGGCTGCCTGTTCGCCACCTTCAGCCTGTTCTGGACCGCCGCCCCGCTGGAGTTGGTGCGCAACCACGGCCTGAGCCAGACCCAGATCGCCCTCTTCGCCCTGGTGGGTGCCATTGGCGCCATCGCCGCGCCCATCGCCGGGCGCCTGGCCGACGCGGGCCATACCCATCGCGCCTCGCTTTTGGCGATGCTGTTCGCGGCGCTGAGCTTCCTGCCGGCCTTCATACACCCGCTGTACAGCGTGATCGGCCTGGCGGTGACCGGCGTGGTCCTGGACTTCTGCGTGCAGATGAACATGGTGCTTGGCCAACGCGCCATCTACGCCCTCGACGCCAACAGCCGCAGCCGCCTCAACGCGCTGTACATGACCAGCATTTTCATCGGTGGCGCCTTCGGCTCGGCGATTGCCAGCAGTGTGTATGAACACGGCGGCTGGCTGGGGGTGATGGTAGTGGGCAGTGCGTTGCCGCTGGTGGCATTGCTGCGGTTCCTCAGTGTGTCGCGGCGCACCGCGGCGGCAGTGGCCTGA
- the ccmE gene encoding cytochrome c maturation protein CcmE, which translates to MNPLRRKRLLIILAIMAGVGIAMALALSALQQNINLFYTPTQIANGEAPLDTRIRAGGMVEKGSLKRSGDSLDVTFVVTDFNKAVTITYRGILPDLFREGQGIVALGKLNADGVVVADEVLAKHDEKYMPPEVTKALKDSGQSAPTPAKEG; encoded by the coding sequence GTGAATCCGCTGCGTAGAAAGCGTCTGTTGATCATCCTCGCCATCATGGCCGGCGTCGGCATTGCCATGGCCCTGGCCTTGAGCGCCTTGCAGCAGAACATCAACCTGTTCTACACCCCGACCCAGATCGCCAACGGCGAAGCCCCGCTGGACACGCGCATCCGCGCCGGCGGCATGGTGGAGAAGGGCTCGCTCAAGCGCTCCGGCGACTCCCTGGACGTGACCTTCGTAGTCACCGACTTCAACAAGGCGGTGACCATTACGTACCGCGGCATCCTGCCGGACCTGTTCCGCGAAGGCCAGGGCATCGTCGCCCTGGGCAAGCTCAACGCCGACGGCGTGGTGGTGGCCGATGAAGTACTGGCCAAGCACGATGAGAAATACATGCCGCCGGAAGTCACCAAGGCCCTCAAAGACAGCGGTCAATCCGCGCCAACCCCCGCGAAGGAGGGCTAA
- a CDS encoding heme lyase CcmF/NrfE family subunit, whose protein sequence is MMSALFIPELGQLAMILALCFAIVQAVVPLLGAWRGDRLWMSLAQPAAWGQFAFLLFAFGCLTYAFMTDDFSVAYVANNSNSALPWYYKFSAVWGAHEGSLLLWALILGGWTFAVSVFSRQLPQVMLARVLAVMGMISIGFLLFLIMTSNPFTRILPQIPANGHDLNPLLQDIGLIVHPPMLYMGYVGFSVAFAFAIAALLGGRLDAAWARWSRPWTIVAWAFLGIGITLGSWWAYYELGWGGWWFWDPVENASFMPWLVGTALIHSLAVTEKRGVFKSWTVLLAIAAFSLSLLGTFLVRSGVLTSVHAFASDPERGVFILIFLLFVVGGSLTLFALRAPVVKSQVGFNLWSRETLLLGNNLVLVVAASMILLGTLYPLVLDALSGAKLSVGPPYFNALFIPLMGLLMGVMAVGVLVRWKDTPVKWLAGMLMPVLLGSVALAVIAGVAYGDFNWAVLATFLLAAWVLLAGVRDIADKTRHKGLIKGLPTLTRSYWGMQIAHIGIAVCALGVVLSSQNSAERDLRLAPGESMDLAGYQFIFEGAKHYEGPNFTSDKGTVRVVRNGQEIAVLHPEKRLYTVQSSMMTEAGIDAGFTRDLYVALGEPLGEGAWAVRVHVKPFVRWIWFGGLLTGFGGLLAALDRRYRVKVKSRVREALGLQGASV, encoded by the coding sequence ATGATGTCCGCATTGTTCATTCCCGAACTGGGCCAGTTGGCGATGATCCTCGCCCTGTGCTTTGCCATTGTGCAGGCCGTGGTGCCGCTGCTCGGCGCCTGGCGCGGTGACCGCCTGTGGATGAGCCTGGCGCAGCCGGCCGCCTGGGGCCAGTTCGCGTTCCTGCTGTTCGCGTTTGGCTGCCTGACCTACGCCTTTATGACCGACGACTTTTCTGTCGCCTACGTCGCCAATAACTCCAACAGCGCGCTGCCGTGGTACTACAAGTTCAGCGCCGTGTGGGGCGCCCACGAAGGCTCGTTGCTGCTCTGGGCGCTGATTCTCGGCGGCTGGACCTTTGCCGTGTCGGTGTTCTCGCGTCAGCTGCCGCAAGTGATGCTGGCGCGGGTGCTGGCGGTGATGGGCATGATCAGCATCGGCTTCCTGCTGTTCCTGATCATGACCTCCAACCCGTTCACCCGCATCCTGCCGCAGATCCCGGCAAACGGGCATGACCTCAACCCCTTGCTGCAAGACATCGGCCTGATCGTGCACCCGCCGATGCTGTACATGGGCTATGTCGGTTTCTCCGTGGCGTTCGCTTTCGCCATCGCCGCCTTGCTGGGCGGGCGTCTTGACGCAGCATGGGCGCGCTGGTCGCGGCCGTGGACCATCGTGGCGTGGGCCTTCCTCGGCATCGGCATCACACTCGGCTCGTGGTGGGCCTACTACGAACTCGGCTGGGGGGGCTGGTGGTTCTGGGACCCGGTGGAAAACGCCTCGTTCATGCCGTGGCTGGTGGGCACGGCGCTGATTCACTCGCTGGCCGTCACCGAAAAACGCGGCGTGTTCAAAAGCTGGACCGTGTTGCTCGCCATCGCGGCGTTTTCCCTCAGCCTGCTCGGCACCTTCCTCGTGCGTTCGGGCGTGCTGACCTCGGTTCACGCGTTTGCCTCCGACCCTGAGCGCGGCGTGTTCATCCTGATCTTCCTGCTGTTTGTGGTGGGCGGTTCGCTGACCCTGTTCGCCCTGCGCGCGCCGGTGGTCAAGAGTCAGGTGGGCTTCAACCTGTGGTCGCGGGAAACCCTGTTGCTGGGCAATAACCTGGTGCTGGTGGTGGCGGCTTCGATGATCCTGCTCGGCACGCTGTACCCGCTGGTGCTGGATGCCTTGAGCGGCGCCAAACTGTCCGTCGGCCCGCCGTACTTCAACGCGTTGTTTATCCCGTTGATGGGCCTGTTGATGGGGGTGATGGCGGTCGGCGTGCTGGTGCGCTGGAAAGACACCCCGGTGAAATGGCTGGCCGGCATGTTGATGCCGGTGCTGCTGGGCAGCGTGGCCCTGGCGGTGATCGCCGGCGTGGCCTATGGCGATTTCAACTGGGCGGTGCTCGCCACCTTCCTGCTCGCCGCCTGGGTGCTGCTGGCCGGTGTGCGCGATATCGCTGACAAAACCCGCCACAAAGGCCTGATCAAAGGCCTGCCGACCCTGACCCGCAGCTACTGGGGCATGCAGATCGCCCACATCGGCATCGCCGTGTGCGCCCTGGGCGTGGTGCTGTCGAGCCAGAACAGCGCCGAGCGCGACCTGCGCCTGGCACCGGGCGAGTCCATGGACCTGGCCGGTTACCAGTTCATCTTCGAAGGCGCCAAGCACTATGAAGGGCCGAACTTCACCTCAGACAAAGGCACCGTGCGCGTAGTGCGCAACGGTCAGGAAATCGCCGTGCTGCACCCGGAAAAACGCCTGTACACCGTGCAGAGCTCAATGATGACCGAAGCCGGCATCGACGCCGGCTTCACCCGCGACCTCTACGTGGCCTTGGGTGAACCGTTGGGCGAGGGCGCCTGGGCGGTGCGCGTGCATGTCAAACCGTTTGTGCGCTGGATCTGGTTCGGCGGCTTGCTCACCGGCTTCGGCGGGCTGCTGGCCGCGTTGGATCGGCGTTATCGGGTCAAGGTCAAGAGCCGGGTGCGTGAAGCCCTCGGTTTGCAAGGAGCATCGGTATGA
- the ccmI gene encoding c-type cytochrome biogenesis protein CcmI: MIDFWLAAGLLLLIALSFLLIPVLRGRRAQREEDRTALNVALYQERVAELQVQQDEGVLNAAQLDTGRAEAARELLADTEGLEKPRESRLGKPLPLLAAVLVPVLGLGMYLHFGASDKVELTREFSQPPVSLQDMTQRLERAAAAQPDSAEGLYFLGRAYMAQDRSADAAKVFERAVALAGRQPELLGQWAQAQYFADNKQWSPKVQALTDEALKLDPNEVTSLGLLGIAAFEGQRYQDAIDYWGRLLAQLPPQDNSRAALQGGIDRATQKLKESGGTVAPKAVMKVRVDLAADVKAKALPSDSVFIFARAVSGPPAPLAVKRVTVAELPITVELGDADAMMPQLKLSNFPEVQLVARISRAGQPTKGEWIGRSQPLASSTTAQQQLTIDSPDP, from the coding sequence ATGATTGATTTCTGGCTCGCAGCCGGCTTGCTGCTTCTGATTGCCCTGAGTTTCCTGTTGATCCCTGTGTTGCGCGGCCGTCGTGCCCAGCGTGAAGAGGATCGCACCGCGCTGAACGTGGCGCTGTATCAAGAACGTGTCGCCGAACTGCAAGTGCAGCAGGACGAAGGCGTCCTGAATGCCGCGCAACTGGACACCGGTCGCGCCGAAGCCGCCCGCGAATTGCTCGCCGATACCGAAGGGCTGGAAAAACCCCGCGAATCACGCCTGGGCAAGCCGCTGCCATTGCTCGCCGCCGTGTTGGTGCCGGTGCTCGGCCTCGGTATGTACCTGCACTTCGGCGCCAGCGACAAGGTCGAACTGACCCGCGAATTCTCCCAGCCACCGGTGTCCCTGCAAGACATGACCCAGCGTCTGGAGCGCGCCGCTGCGGCCCAGCCGGACTCGGCCGAAGGCCTGTACTTCCTCGGCCGCGCCTACATGGCCCAGGACCGCTCGGCTGATGCGGCCAAGGTTTTCGAACGCGCCGTCGCCCTGGCGGGTCGCCAGCCGGAACTGCTCGGCCAATGGGCCCAGGCGCAGTACTTTGCCGACAACAAACAGTGGTCGCCAAAAGTCCAGGCGCTGACCGATGAAGCCTTGAAGCTCGACCCGAACGAAGTCACCAGCTTGGGGTTGCTGGGGATTGCCGCGTTTGAAGGCCAGCGCTATCAGGACGCGATTGATTACTGGGGCCGTCTGCTGGCGCAGTTGCCGCCGCAAGACAACTCCCGCGCCGCCCTGCAGGGCGGCATCGACCGCGCGACGCAAAAGCTCAAAGAGAGCGGTGGCACTGTCGCACCCAAAGCGGTGATGAAGGTTCGCGTGGACCTGGCCGCCGACGTGAAGGCCAAAGCCCTGCCGAGCGACAGCGTGTTCATCTTCGCCCGCGCCGTCAGCGGCCCGCCGGCTCCGTTGGCGGTCAAACGTGTCACCGTTGCCGAGCTGCCGATCACCGTCGAATTGGGCGATGCCGACGCAATGATGCCGCAGTTGAAACTGTCCAACTTCCCCGAAGTCCAACTCGTTGCGCGCATCTCCCGGGCCGGTCAGCCGACCAAGGGCGAATGGATCGGCCGCAGCCAACCCCTGGCCAGCAGCACCACCGCGCAGCAGCAACTGACCATCGACAGTCCGGACCCGTAA
- a CDS encoding DUF6124 family protein: MKKVTPNPPPSASDDTPLTPPDVIFTLRPGLSTESALSNASEMLESATACAYDCAEHLEGVSRKRVLAVVQMVEIAQLLVDEALERACPVA, from the coding sequence ATGAAAAAAGTTACTCCAAACCCCCCACCATCCGCCTCGGATGACACCCCACTAACCCCACCCGACGTTATCTTTACCCTCCGCCCCGGTCTCAGCACCGAATCTGCCCTGAGCAATGCCAGCGAAATGCTGGAATCGGCCACTGCCTGTGCGTACGACTGTGCCGAGCACTTGGAAGGCGTAAGCCGCAAACGGGTGCTGGCGGTGGTGCAGATGGTGGAAATTGCACAGTTGTTGGTGGATGAGGCGCTGGAGCGAGCGTGTCCGGTAGCCTGA